From one Amycolatopsis sp. FDAARGOS 1241 genomic stretch:
- a CDS encoding LLM class F420-dependent oxidoreductase, with the protein MRIGLNLGYWGTGDNSANLALAGKADELGYAVVWAAEAYGSDAVTMLTWIAARTERIDVGSAVLQIPARTPAMTGMTAATLDTLSGGRFRLGLGVSGPQVSEGWHGVRFTDPVGRTREYVEIVRSVQTRRRVRFSGEHFELPLPGGPGLALGLTFRPERKQVPIYLAAIGPKNLELTGEVADGWLPVFFSPAHAGEQLARIRAGAEAAGRSLDAFDIAPAVPLVVGGDWRECADAVRAHAALYLGGMGSRERNFYNRLAARMGFEAAAAEVQEKYLARDYEGARAAVPLEFLDATSLLGPRERIAERMTEFVRAGVTTLSVTPFGESRGFEAALRTAVDAIELAGVA; encoded by the coding sequence GTGCGAATCGGACTCAACCTCGGTTACTGGGGCACCGGGGACAACTCCGCGAACCTGGCGCTGGCCGGGAAAGCGGACGAACTCGGCTACGCCGTGGTCTGGGCGGCCGAGGCCTACGGCTCCGATGCCGTGACGATGCTCACCTGGATCGCGGCGCGGACCGAGCGGATCGACGTCGGCAGCGCGGTGCTCCAGATCCCGGCCCGGACGCCCGCCATGACCGGCATGACGGCGGCCACCCTTGACACGCTTTCAGGCGGGCGCTTCCGGCTCGGCCTCGGCGTCTCGGGCCCGCAGGTGTCCGAAGGGTGGCACGGTGTGCGCTTCACCGACCCGGTGGGCCGCACGCGCGAGTACGTCGAGATCGTGCGCTCGGTGCAGACGCGGCGGCGCGTGCGCTTCAGCGGCGAGCACTTCGAGCTCCCGCTGCCCGGCGGACCGGGACTGGCGCTGGGCTTGACCTTCCGGCCCGAGCGCAAGCAGGTGCCGATCTACCTCGCGGCGATCGGACCGAAGAACCTCGAGCTGACCGGCGAAGTGGCCGACGGCTGGCTGCCCGTGTTCTTCTCGCCGGCGCACGCCGGCGAGCAGCTGGCCCGCATCCGCGCCGGCGCCGAGGCCGCCGGCCGCTCGCTCGACGCGTTCGACATCGCGCCGGCGGTACCGCTGGTGGTCGGTGGAGACTGGCGCGAGTGCGCCGACGCGGTGCGCGCCCACGCCGCGCTCTACCTGGGCGGGATGGGCAGCCGCGAGCGGAACTTCTACAACCGGCTCGCCGCCCGGATGGGCTTCGAAGCGGCGGCCGCCGAGGTGCAGGAGAAGTACCTGGCCCGCGACTACGAGGGTGCGCGGGCGGCGGTGCCGCTGGAGTTCCTCGACGCGACGTCGCTGCTCGGCCCGCGGGAGCGGATCGCCGAGCGGATGACCGAGTTCGTGCGGGCGGGTGTGACGACGTTGTCGGTGACTCCGTTCGGGGAGTCACGGGGATTCGAGGCGGCGCTGCGGACCGCCGTGGACGCGATCGAGCTGGCGGGAGTGGCCTGA
- a CDS encoding undecaprenyl-diphosphate phosphatase, translating to MGWFEALVLGLVQGLTEFLPISSSAHLRIVAALVGWDDPGAAFTAVTQIGTELAVILYFGRKIGRILRAWFFSLYRRGWRHDPDARLGWLIIVGSIPIVVLGLLLQDAIDEAFRDLRITASTLIVFGIILLIADRIGRQTRTLDDLTVPHGLGYGFAQALALIPGVSRSGGTTSAGLLMGYTRADAAEYSFLLALPAVFGSGLYKLTDIGKNGETAQWGPTILATLVAFGVGYLVIAWLMAYIKRRSFVPFVVYRIVLGVLLFALIFSGALDPNAGPVGS from the coding sequence ATGGGGTGGTTCGAAGCACTGGTGCTGGGTCTGGTGCAGGGGCTCACGGAGTTCCTGCCGATCTCTTCCAGCGCGCACCTGCGGATCGTGGCTGCGCTGGTCGGCTGGGACGACCCGGGCGCGGCGTTCACCGCCGTGACCCAGATCGGCACCGAGCTCGCGGTGATCCTCTACTTCGGCAGGAAGATCGGCCGCATCCTGCGGGCCTGGTTCTTCTCTCTCTACCGCCGCGGCTGGCGCCACGACCCCGACGCGCGGCTGGGCTGGCTGATCATCGTGGGCTCGATCCCCATCGTGGTGCTGGGCCTGCTGCTGCAGGACGCGATCGACGAGGCTTTCCGCGACCTGCGCATCACCGCGTCGACCCTGATCGTGTTCGGCATCATCCTGCTCATCGCCGACCGCATCGGCCGGCAGACGCGCACGCTCGACGACCTGACCGTGCCCCACGGCCTCGGGTACGGCTTCGCGCAGGCCCTGGCCCTGATCCCGGGCGTCTCGCGCTCGGGCGGCACGACGAGCGCCGGCTTGCTCATGGGCTACACCCGCGCCGACGCCGCGGAGTACTCGTTCCTGCTCGCCCTGCCCGCGGTGTTCGGCTCCGGCCTGTACAAACTCACCGACATCGGCAAGAACGGCGAGACCGCGCAGTGGGGGCCGACGATCCTGGCGACGCTGGTCGCGTTCGGCGTGGGCTACCTGGTGATCGCGTGGCTGATGGCCTACATCAAGCGCCGCAGCTTCGTGCCCTTCGTCGTGTACCGCATCGTCCTCGGCGTGCTCCTCTTCGCACTGATCTTCAGCGGCGCTCTCGACCCCAACGCGGGCCCCGTCGGCAGCTGA
- a CDS encoding histidine phosphatase family protein, whose protein sequence is MSTVILLRHGKSTANGSGVLAGRTPKVGLDDTGRTQADKLVERLAGVPVAELVVSPMLRCKQTVTPLATALGLSKTVEPRLSEVDYGDWTGRELKTLVKEPLWRVVQAHPSAAVFPGGEGLAAMQARAVAAIRAHDARITAEHGDHAVWVACSHGDVIKAVLADALGQHLDAFQRIVVDPASVSVVRYTETRPFVLRVNENGGDLGGIVPAPPKKKGRGKKDAAASDAVVGGSTGR, encoded by the coding sequence GTGAGTACGGTCATCTTGCTGCGGCATGGGAAGTCCACCGCGAACGGCTCCGGGGTCCTCGCGGGGCGTACGCCGAAGGTGGGGCTGGACGACACCGGCCGCACCCAGGCCGACAAGCTGGTCGAGCGTCTGGCGGGAGTGCCGGTGGCCGAGCTCGTCGTGTCGCCGATGCTGCGCTGCAAGCAGACGGTGACCCCGCTGGCGACCGCGCTCGGCCTGAGCAAGACCGTCGAGCCGCGCCTGTCCGAAGTGGACTACGGCGATTGGACGGGGCGCGAGCTGAAGACGCTGGTCAAGGAGCCGCTGTGGCGCGTGGTGCAAGCCCACCCATCGGCCGCGGTGTTCCCCGGCGGCGAGGGGCTGGCGGCCATGCAGGCGCGTGCAGTGGCGGCCATCCGCGCCCACGACGCCCGCATCACGGCCGAGCACGGTGACCACGCGGTGTGGGTCGCCTGCAGCCACGGCGACGTCATCAAGGCGGTCCTGGCCGACGCGCTGGGTCAGCACCTCGACGCGTTCCAGCGCATCGTGGTGGACCCGGCGTCGGTGTCGGTGGTCCGCTACACCGAGACCCGCCCGTTCGTGCTGCGCGTCAACGAGAACGGCGGCGACTTGGGCGGCATCGTGCCTGCGCCGCCGAAGAAGAAGGGCCGCGGCAAGAAGGACGCCGCTGCGAGTGACGCGGTGGTCGGCGGCAGCACCGGACGCTGA
- a CDS encoding M3 family metallopeptidase yields the protein MMSPDNPFATPSELPYALPPFDRISVGHYRPAFEEGLRSHAAEIEEIAANPAEPTFENTIVALERAGELLERVSGTFFNVSGSDSSEEIQEIQAELAPKLAAHSDAIHLNPRLFARIDGLYRNREDLGLDPESLRLLERRHTDFSRAGAGLPEADQEQLRKLNEQLSTLQTKFQQNLLRDTNDLAVVVDDVADLAGLDEGAVATAAEAAAARGEEGKYVFNLTLPTAQAVLESLANRAVRERIFTASVSRGNRGNEYDNNAVVAEIVRLRAQRAALLGYPDHATYVISDETAKTADAAAGLLERLAPVAVANARTEAAELQTHLEADVPGATLQPWDWAFYAEKVRRERYEVDTAALRPYFELDRVLTDGVFFAANKLYGLSFTERHDLPGYHPEVRIFEVFDADGTGRGLFLMDYYTRDSKRGGAWMNDFVSQSRLVNRKVVVVNVLNVAKPPAGEPTLLTLDEVRTAFHEFGHALHSLLSAVTYPTFAGANVPRDFVEYPSQVNEMWMFWPEVLANYAKHHVTGEPLPAEQVAKLEAAEQYGEGFKTTEYLAASLLDLAWHRLGVDDRVDDVQRFEAAALEKAGVAVDSVPPRYRTTYFNHVFGGGYSAGYYSYIWSEVLDADTVQWFRENGGLKRENGDHFRATLLGRGGSVDPMEAFVAFRGREPQIQPLLERRGLAGA from the coding sequence ATGATGTCGCCGGACAACCCGTTCGCCACCCCCAGCGAGCTGCCGTACGCCCTGCCGCCGTTCGACCGGATCTCCGTCGGGCACTACCGGCCGGCGTTCGAGGAGGGCTTGCGCAGCCACGCCGCCGAGATCGAGGAGATCGCCGCGAACCCGGCGGAGCCGACGTTCGAGAACACGATCGTGGCGCTCGAGCGGGCGGGGGAGCTGCTGGAGCGGGTGTCCGGGACGTTCTTCAACGTCTCCGGGTCCGACTCGAGCGAAGAGATCCAGGAGATCCAGGCCGAGCTGGCGCCGAAGCTGGCCGCCCACTCCGACGCGATCCACCTGAACCCGCGGCTGTTCGCGCGGATCGACGGGCTGTACCGCAACCGCGAGGACCTGGGCCTCGACCCGGAGTCGCTGCGGCTGCTGGAGCGCCGGCACACGGACTTCAGCCGCGCCGGGGCCGGTTTGCCCGAAGCCGACCAGGAGCAGCTGCGCAAGCTCAACGAGCAGCTCTCCACGCTGCAGACGAAGTTCCAGCAGAACCTGCTGCGCGACACCAACGATCTCGCCGTGGTGGTCGACGACGTGGCCGACCTCGCCGGGCTCGACGAAGGCGCGGTCGCCACCGCCGCCGAGGCGGCCGCCGCCCGCGGTGAAGAAGGCAAGTACGTTTTCAACCTCACGCTCCCGACCGCGCAGGCGGTGCTGGAGTCGCTGGCGAACCGGGCGGTGCGCGAGCGGATCTTCACCGCCTCGGTCTCGCGCGGCAACCGCGGCAACGAATACGACAACAACGCCGTGGTCGCCGAGATCGTCCGCCTGCGGGCCCAGCGGGCTGCGCTGCTGGGCTACCCGGACCACGCGACGTACGTCATCTCGGACGAAACTGCTAAGACCGCCGACGCGGCGGCCGGTCTGCTCGAGCGACTCGCCCCGGTCGCCGTCGCCAACGCCCGCACCGAAGCCGCCGAGCTGCAGACGCACCTCGAGGCCGACGTGCCGGGCGCGACGCTGCAGCCGTGGGATTGGGCTTTCTACGCCGAGAAGGTCCGCCGCGAGCGCTACGAGGTCGACACCGCGGCCCTGCGTCCGTACTTCGAACTCGACCGCGTGCTCACCGACGGCGTGTTCTTCGCCGCGAACAAGCTCTACGGGCTGAGCTTCACGGAGCGCCACGATCTGCCCGGGTACCACCCCGAGGTGCGGATCTTCGAGGTCTTCGACGCCGACGGCACGGGTCGCGGCCTGTTCCTCATGGACTACTACACGCGCGACTCCAAGCGCGGCGGCGCGTGGATGAACGACTTCGTGTCCCAGTCGCGCCTGGTGAACCGCAAGGTCGTGGTGGTGAACGTCCTCAATGTCGCGAAGCCGCCGGCGGGGGAGCCGACGCTGCTGACGCTGGACGAGGTCCGCACCGCGTTCCACGAGTTCGGCCACGCCCTGCATTCGCTGCTGTCGGCCGTGACCTACCCGACGTTCGCGGGCGCCAACGTGCCGCGCGACTTCGTGGAGTACCCCTCGCAGGTCAACGAGATGTGGATGTTCTGGCCCGAAGTACTGGCCAACTACGCCAAACACCACGTAACCGGCGAACCGCTCCCGGCCGAGCAGGTGGCCAAGCTCGAAGCGGCCGAGCAGTACGGCGAGGGCTTCAAGACCACCGAGTACCTCGCGGCGTCGCTGCTCGACCTCGCCTGGCACCGCCTCGGCGTGGACGACCGCGTCGACGACGTCCAGCGCTTCGAAGCCGCCGCCCTCGAGAAGGCCGGGGTCGCGGTGGACAGCGTGCCGCCGCGCTACCGCACCACGTACTTCAACCACGTCTTCGGCGGCGGCTACAGCGCGGGCTACTACTCCTACATCTGGAGCGAGGTGCTCGACGCCGACACCGTCCAGTGGTTCCGCGAGAACGGCGGCCTCAAGCGGGAGAACGGCGACCACTTCCGCGCCACACTGCTGGGCCGAGGGGGCAGCGTCGACCCGATGGAGGCGTTCGTGGCCTTCCGGGGCCGCGAGCCGCAGATCCAGCCGCTGCTGGAACGCCGCGGCCTCGCCGGCGCCTGA
- a CDS encoding AAA family ATPase, which produces MSPLSADAQGRPGSVRGGPRLIHLNGASGIGKSTVARRYAEQHPGVLDLDTDHVVSLIGGWRANFWATLPIARRLAIAMAETHLRSGFSVVMPQLATRVDEVSGFEAAARAAGASYVEIALTATTSHALERYAARSTTDGPARDIDTIITDTGGLDLVERVHGHLAAYLTQRPRCLVIDTGHLDEDQTYAAVVRALS; this is translated from the coding sequence CTGAGTCCGCTGAGCGCCGACGCCCAGGGCCGTCCCGGATCCGTCCGGGGCGGCCCTCGTCTCATCCATCTCAACGGCGCCTCGGGCATCGGGAAGTCCACCGTCGCGCGCCGCTACGCCGAACAGCACCCCGGCGTGCTCGACCTCGACACCGACCACGTCGTGTCTCTCATCGGTGGCTGGCGCGCGAACTTCTGGGCCACCCTGCCCATCGCGCGCCGGCTGGCGATCGCGATGGCGGAAACCCATCTGCGGTCCGGGTTCTCCGTCGTCATGCCCCAGCTGGCCACCCGGGTCGACGAGGTGTCCGGATTCGAGGCCGCGGCCCGCGCCGCCGGGGCGTCCTATGTGGAGATCGCGCTGACCGCCACCACCTCGCACGCGCTCGAGCGCTATGCGGCACGCTCCACTACGGACGGTCCCGCGCGCGACATCGACACGATCATCACCGACACCGGTGGCCTGGACCTCGTCGAGCGCGTCCACGGCCACCTCGCGGCCTACCTCACCCAGCGACCCCGGTGCCTCGTCATCGACACCGGACATCTCGACGAGGATCAGACTTACGCCGCAGTTGTCCGAGCCCTGTCGTAG